The genomic DNA TCCTGGCTGACCCGCAGTGCCATGTTGTTAATGCCGACCAGACTCAGGTTCTGCAGCGTGCGCACGCGTGACAGCGCCACGTAGCCCATGCCTTCCACGAATGCCCGCCGCAGATCGATCTTGGCGGCATCAAGCGTCATGCCCTGGCTTTTATGGACGGTGATAGCCCAGGCCAGACGCAGCGGTATCTGGCTGAGGCTGGCGCGCTTCTTATCGCCGTCACGCAGCTCCCACGTATCAAGCCCGACACTGACTTTCTTGCCGTTCAGCAGCCGCACGATAGGAAAATGCGTCAGCTCTTCAAAATCAAGCACCGTGCCGATGGTGCCGTTGGAATAACGCCGGTCAGGACTGTTCTTGATAAACATGACCAGCGCCCCCTTCTTGATGTACAGTTCTTCGGGCGCCAGACAGGAGCGTTTCAGCGTCTCCACATAGCTTTCCTTGCCGGTGGTGGTCATGGTGTACTTGTAGCCTTCGGTCTCCAGTGCGTCGAGCCGGCTCTGGTTGATGCGGTCAACGTCGGCGTTGACGGTGTAGAGCTCGGTAACATCGGCAGCTGCGTCGGCCGGCGGCTTGCCGACCCGCTCCAGCAGTGCTTCGGCGTGCCGGCGCCTGATGTCACCACTGCGCAAGGCGTTGAGGATCTCCAGGAAGATGTCATCATCCTGACGGTGCTGCTCCTCCAGATAACAGATGACCGGATCCAGCTTCTCCCAGGCTTCTGAGTGCACCACGAACCCGCCCTCCCGGCTATCGGTGCGGTTGACCGGCGGCAGCTGGAAGAAATCCCCGCACAGGATGACCTGGATGCCGCCAAAGGGCTTGTCGTTCTTGCGGACGCGCCGGGCGACCTCCTCGACCATATCCAGCCGGTAATCATGCAGCATGGAAATCTCATCGATGATCAGCACATCGGTCGTCTCAATGATATCCCGCCGGCCTTTGAGCAGGTGCTCATCAAACTTGGGATGCAGCACATCACTGACGCCGATACCGCTCCAGGCATGGATGGTGCTACCGCCCAGATGTGACGCCGCCAGGCCGGTGGTAGCGGTCACGGCGACATGCTTGCCCTGTTTCTTGGCACGCGTAATATACTGGTTGAGCACGTAGGTCTTGCCGGACCCGGCCGGACCGGTCAGCATGACGCTCTCACCAGACAGCATGATTTCCAAGGCCAGCGCCTGATTCATCCGCCTATCACTCCCCTCTTACTTATACTATCCAGCCTAGCCCAGTTGCCGGCTGACTGCAATCTTGAGCGCTTCAAGTGTGACCAACCGCCCGCCCTACTCCTTCGGTGCCGGCAGTTTCTGTGGCTTTTCCTCGTTCAGCGGCTTCTTGCTCTTGGCTTCGTACACCTTGCCGGTCAGCTTGGAGGAAACATAGTCATCATTGAGCAGGTTGACGAACTTATCCAGGTCTTTGGCATCCATGATAATGATGGCACCGAGGTCATCAAGCATCAGCTCCAGGCCCAGCTCATCGGAGTGATCCACCAGGGCGTCCTGCTTTATCTCCGTCAGGTCGATCTTCTGCAGCTTCTTGACCAGGCTTTTCTTCTTTTTCAACAGCGTCTGCAGGTCGAGGCCGTCAGCAAAACTCAGGTTGTAGTTGGCCTCGATCTCAGCCACTTTCTGATGGGCGATGCTGGCCCACTTGGCGTTGTAGTTGAATATCTTCTCAAACTTGGCCTGGTTAAAGATAAAGACGTCGTCGCCAGCGATCAGCACCTGGCTGTCGGGCGTCACTTTCAGGCCGGCGTCAGCCGAGAACGGCTCAAAACCACGGCCACTGAACATCCAGGCCGAATCGCCCTTGAGCACCTGCGACTGCGGCACCAGCTTGACGATATAAAACGGCTTCTTAAGGTTCTTGTGATTGAAGCGCGCTATCATGCACTTGATGTTCTTGAACTCGTGGTTGGTGGCCGAGAACGGCTCGATATCCGCTCCGGCCTCCTCAATATTGGCGATGACATCGGCCGCATGCTCGACGCGCGGCAGCCGGGTGTGCTGCAGCACGCCTTCTTCGTCTTCGGCCAGCTCGAAGTCCCGGACGCTCATGCCGCGGGCGGCGCCGGCGTTGACGTCCTTGAGGATGCCCTTGAGAAAGTAGGCGGCCATGTCACGCTTCAGGCCGGCATCGTACATGGCGGTGTAGACGCCGTAGTGTTTGTCGACGAGATAGAGCTCGACTTCGAGCAGGTCGCGCACGGCCTCGACGTTGTTGGCCCACTGGAAGATATCGGTCAGATTGTTATCTGCAGCAGTGGACGGCACGGCCGACTGCGGCACTGGCGCTTCCGTCGGCACGACGGGATTAGTCAGCACTGGCGCTTCAGGCTCCGCCGCCGCTGCGAGGAGTTCGGCGTCTACTGGCGCCTCCGCCGTATCACTTGCTTCAACTTCTTCGACGACTGACTTCGCCTCTGCTTCTTCTGCTGCCATAGGTAAGGATTCCTATCCTGCCGGAACACTAGCAAACGTGACCCTCCGGCGTTTAGTCTGTTGATAACTGCCAACGATTATACCGTAAGCCTCTTATAGTAGGAACTGGTAAAAAGTTGTATTTTATTTTATTATCGTCGGAAGCGAGCTCCGGCTTGCCCCCTGTACGTCGCGCACTTGCACGGCACCCCACTAGCAGTTTCGACACCAGTGATCGGAGCACTATGCACGGCGTCCTCATCAAGATGCTCATCCGCTACCTGCACCGCCTCGACCGCACCTACCAGGCCCGCGTCACAGCGGTGCCCGACGGTGATCCGCGACTCAGCGCAGCCGAGCGGCAGCACCGCGACCTCATCAACCGGCAGGCCGCGGCCGCCACCAGTGCCAGCAAGCTGCTCTCGGACCACGGGTCGTCGCAGGCGCCCTTCAGCGCGGTGTTCATGCTCACGGCCGTCGCCGTCGCCATGCAGCAGGTACAGTCGGCCTACATCCGTCTGTACTGCCGGCCCACCGACCGGAAGGAAGACTGATGCCCCTCGGCCGCATCCTCCACCGCATGGAGGACGACTACCTGCACGACTACCGTCTGTACGAGGCGGAGACGGACCGGCGGCCCGACGTAACCCCGGGTTCGATCACGGAGGCTGAGCGGTCATTCCGCCTCGCCCTCGCCGGCATCGAGCAGGTCCGTCAAGGCCTGCGGAACATCCTGCTTCCGAACGATGCGCCGTCATGGCGCCAGCTGGACGTCCGGCTGGCCGCCGTGCTGTACCTGGGCCGCAAGCTCGTCAGCCTCTACATGGACACCTACGGCCCCAAGCCACGGCGTCCACGTTTTGGCCGCACATGGCCTTGGCATGTCGGATAGGCATGCCGGCACTGCCCCGCCCGCCGGGTTCTGCGCCAAGGCGCCAGAATCCGGCGGGCGGGCGTTCAATTTTATGCGGTTTATCTGGATTGGCTCTTCAGCCATGCACCCGCTTCGTGCAGCATGTGGCGCAGTTCAGTCATGTTGAGGTCATCCGCGCTGCGGAACCGGATGCAACTCTTACCGTTATTCACCTTGCCCAGCCGCTCGCCATAGCGCTCGGGCAGGTACTGGCCATCCTTGACGGCGCATATATAGAGGCTGATGTAGTTCTTTTGGTTGGCGAGGCCGATCAGCGGCCATTCCACCTCGCGGCCGCTGGCGTAGCGCTGGTGGAACATGCCCCAGCTGACCATCTCAATCGAACCGCTATCAAACAAAAACGGCTCCAGGCGCGGCACGGCAGCGCAGACGGCATGGTACACCCGGCGCAGGTCCGCCTCTCTATCGCCGGTACCGCTGAAGTACTCATCGATGATTGTGGTGTCGGCTTTCACGTCCGCTCCTCACTCTAAGCAATACCCTTACTATAGCATCTTTTGTACGGCGACGGGCTGGCGCGACAGCCAGTGCTGCAGATCCTGTTGCGCCGCATATTGCCACGGCCAGGCCAGTTCGTCGCGCCCCGGCAGGGCATCGGCGCCGATCCAGCGGGCCTCGCCGCCAGACAGGTCATCGCCGGGCATTGGAATCCCAGAGGTGATACGGGCCACGAAGACGACGTTGAGCACCCACTGGTTGCCGCGGCCGCTGGTATAGGTGCCCAGGATGTCCAGCAGCTCTATTTCGACCCCCATCTCCTCACGGGCCTCACGGTAGGCAGCCTGCTCGGCCGTCTCGCCCATATCGACGTAGCCGCTTGGCACGTTCAGCTTGCCGGCATTCTCGCCGATGCTGCGCACGCCGTACAACACGGCGTCACCCTCGGGATTAAGGATGTATAGCGTCGTGCCCGGTACCGGATCCACCCAGTTCTCATGTCCATCGTGGCAGACGTATTTATGTGCCGACTGCGCCTCGGCCGTCTGGCCGCAGGTAGCGCAGTACCGCGTAATAGTCGTATGCATGCTCGCCTCTCATCTGTATTTTTAGCACTTCTCTTATTTTATATTCTATACTATAGCCAGCCATTGCAGCACACCCGTGCCCGATTCGGATGCGGGTGCCGTTATGTGTCGAAGGAGCAAGCGTGTGACTAACCCTTTTTCCGCCCTGCTGTCCCAGCCGTGGCTGGTGATGGCCGGTGAGGTCGTCGTCGTGGTGCTTGTCATCGTGGCGGTGGTGGCGTTGTCCCTTGCGCTGACGGTGGCCGCGCTCTACGTGACCATGCAGCTGACATCGAACCGCTGCCAGCACTGCGGTGTCCGTACCACCAACACCGGCTCTGCCGCGTACGGCGATGCCTGCCGCGAGGAGCTGGCCTGCTGTGACGAGCACCTGGTGATGCACCGCCTGCAAAGCGAGCCGATCATGAAATGCAACAACGGCTGCGGCGAAATGGACCGGCTGCGCATCATGGATCAAGTCGTGGCCAACATCTGCTGCACCTGCGGCACGACCATCCTGCGCCAGGGCGACGTGCAGCGCATGCACCGCCTCAGCCAGTTCTGGCGGCGCAATGGCTGGCGCCTGCTCGAGCAGCTGGCCCGGCTCTCGCAGCCACCCGCTCCCTGATCCCCCACGGAGACCGGCTGCGTTCCCCGGCGGTACCGGCACTACTTCCCTGGTGCCGGTACCGCCGCTTCAATTCTGTCTATTTTTTACCCAGATGCTGTTTGCGCGCCTCGTTGGCCCAATGGTCGGCCAGTTCGTTGCCGGGGTCGTTATTGTGGCCGCGCACCCAGATAAGGGTGGCGCGACTCCTGCGGAACAGCGGGCAGACCTCCTGGACGATGTCGAGGTTCTTGATTTCGCCGCCCTTCTTCTTCCAGCCGTTCTTCTCCCAGCCCAGCGACCATTTGGTGATGACGTTGATCCAGAACTCACTGTCGGTATAGATTTCGCAGGGCTGGCCGTCGGCGTCCTTAAGGGCAGCCATGATGGCAAAGCCTTCCATGCGGATGTTGGTGGTGGCCGTGCCGCCCGGCTCGGAACCAAGCGCTACTGGTTTCATATCGCGTATGACGGCATAGCCGCCGGGGCCGGGGTTGGGGCTGGCGGAGCCATCGGTGTAGTAGGTAATCATAGTATCTGATTGTACCGCCTTGGGTGCTTTTGGTATAAGCAATTCCGGGAGCGGATCGTCAAATCTTACGCTGGCGATATGCCCGACCGTATCTTTTTCGGTGAGATGAGGATATTCCGCCCGGTATGCCGCCATAACATCCCCAAAGACCGCTTTCTCCCAGGCAAATCCCAGTTTTTCGGCTGCGCGGCGTACCGCAGCCTCATACTTCCCTTCAATCTCGATATACGGCTTCAGCCATGGCCATTCGTCAATCATCACCTCTACTTCAGTGTCATCTATCGCCAAACGCCAG from Candidatus Saccharibacteria bacterium includes the following:
- a CDS encoding AAA family ATPase; this encodes MNQALALEIMLSGESVMLTGPAGSGKTYVLNQYITRAKKQGKHVAVTATTGLAASHLGGSTIHAWSGIGVSDVLHPKFDEHLLKGRRDIIETTDVLIIDEISMLHDYRLDMVEEVARRVRKNDKPFGGIQVILCGDFFQLPPVNRTDSREGGFVVHSEAWEKLDPVICYLEEQHRQDDDIFLEILNALRSGDIRRRHAEALLERVGKPPADAAADVTELYTVNADVDRINQSRLDALETEGYKYTMTTTGKESYVETLKRSCLAPEELYIKKGALVMFIKNSPDRRYSNGTIGTVLDFEELTHFPIVRLLNGKKVSVGLDTWELRDGDKKRASLSQIPLRLAWAITVHKSQGMTLDAAKIDLRRAFVEGMGYVALSRVRTLQNLSLVGINNMALRVSQDALEIDDQFRSRASQDRKRFEHLIAKAEQRAQDEARRAEELEKRRAQGWSGHPGDDDDDLGEADPALLEALKTWRNTKASEASKPSYIIANNKTLQLIALRKPADDNELMKVNGMGPKKIELYGADILKIVEPFLTKG
- a CDS encoding NUDIX hydrolase, coding for MHTTITRYCATCGQTAEAQSAHKYVCHDGHENWVDPVPGTTLYILNPEGDAVLYGVRSIGENAGKLNVPSGYVDMGETAEQAAYREAREEMGVEIELLDILGTYTSGRGNQWVLNVVFVARITSGIPMPGDDLSGGEARWIGADALPGRDELAWPWQYAAQQDLQHWLSRQPVAVQKML
- a CDS encoding DUF4868 domain-containing protein; this translates as MAAEEAEAKSVVEEVEASDTAEAPVDAELLAAAAEPEAPVLTNPVVPTEAPVPQSAVPSTAADNNLTDIFQWANNVEAVRDLLEVELYLVDKHYGVYTAMYDAGLKRDMAAYFLKGILKDVNAGAARGMSVRDFELAEDEEGVLQHTRLPRVEHAADVIANIEEAGADIEPFSATNHEFKNIKCMIARFNHKNLKKPFYIVKLVPQSQVLKGDSAWMFSGRGFEPFSADAGLKVTPDSQVLIAGDDVFIFNQAKFEKIFNYNAKWASIAHQKVAEIEANYNLSFADGLDLQTLLKKKKSLVKKLQKIDLTEIKQDALVDHSDELGLELMLDDLGAIIIMDAKDLDKFVNLLNDDYVSSKLTGKVYEAKSKKPLNEEKPQKLPAPKE
- a CDS encoding DUF1801 domain-containing protein codes for the protein MKADTTIIDEYFSGTGDREADLRRVYHAVCAAVPRLEPFLFDSGSIEMVSWGMFHQRYASGREVEWPLIGLANQKNYISLYICAVKDGQYLPERYGERLGKVNNGKSCIRFRSADDLNMTELRHMLHEAGAWLKSQSR
- a CDS encoding ribonuclease HI, which encodes MITYYTDGSASPNPGPGGYAVIRDMKPVALGSEPGGTATTNIRMEGFAIMAALKDADGQPCEIYTDSEFWINVITKWSLGWEKNGWKKKGGEIKNLDIVQEVCPLFRRSRATLIWVRGHNNDPGNELADHWANEARKQHLGKK